Proteins co-encoded in one Capnocytophaga ochracea DSM 7271 genomic window:
- a CDS encoding NupC/NupG family nucleoside CNT transporter — protein MKKNITIGSLSFLLPLISVAQDATQSPTTQTATTQVMKAVASEGFSLESFTRGVVGMITLLFIAYLFSSNRRAINWKTIGIGLALQLSIAIGILKVGFIQDAFDFAGSIFVLILDFTRAGSQFLLGNLVDTNSIGYIFAFQVLPTIIFFSALTSLLFYLGVIQVIVRGMAWALSKLLNISGAESLSVTGNIFLGQTEAPLMIKAYLAKMTRSEILLVMIGGMATVAGGVMAAYIQYLGGDDPQMRLLFARHLLAASVMAAPGAIVVSKMLCPQTEQFSNDSHVSMENVGSNVLDAIANGTTEGLKLAANVAAMLLVFVAFIAMINYFFNWVGYQTHLNNIIASNTPYNGLSLEMILGTVFSPVMWLAGIAKEDVMLMGQLLGIKLSSSEFVAYTQLAALKDMTSAPHLMYNKSIIMATYMLCGFANFASIGIQIGGIGALAPNQRKTLSQFGLKAVLGGTLASLLSATIAGMIIG, from the coding sequence ATGAAAAAAAACATAACCATCGGAAGCCTTAGCTTCCTTTTACCACTCATAAGTGTCGCCCAAGACGCTACACAATCTCCTACTACACAAACCGCCACTACACAAGTAATGAAGGCTGTCGCTAGCGAAGGTTTCTCTCTCGAAAGTTTTACTCGTGGCGTGGTAGGTATGATTACCCTCCTGTTTATCGCCTATCTTTTCAGTAGCAATAGGCGCGCTATTAATTGGAAGACTATTGGCATAGGCTTAGCCCTACAACTCTCCATTGCAATAGGTATTCTAAAAGTAGGCTTTATACAAGACGCCTTCGATTTTGCCGGTAGTATCTTTGTGCTCATATTAGATTTTACAAGAGCAGGCAGTCAGTTTCTCCTCGGTAACTTAGTCGATACCAATAGCATAGGCTATATCTTCGCTTTCCAAGTGCTCCCCACCATCATCTTCTTTTCTGCACTCACCTCCCTATTGTTCTATTTAGGTGTTATTCAGGTAATAGTGCGTGGTATGGCGTGGGCATTATCTAAACTGCTGAATATCTCAGGTGCCGAAAGTCTTTCGGTTACGGGGAACATCTTCTTAGGACAAACCGAAGCCCCTCTGATGATTAAAGCCTATTTAGCCAAAATGACTCGCTCCGAAATCCTCCTTGTGATGATAGGCGGAATGGCTACCGTAGCAGGAGGCGTAATGGCTGCTTATATCCAATACCTCGGTGGCGACGATCCCCAAATGCGCTTGCTCTTCGCCCGACACCTCTTAGCAGCTTCCGTAATGGCAGCCCCCGGTGCTATTGTAGTTTCCAAGATGCTATGCCCTCAAACCGAGCAATTCTCTAACGATTCGCACGTCTCTATGGAGAATGTAGGTTCCAATGTGCTCGACGCTATCGCCAATGGTACTACCGAAGGACTTAAACTCGCTGCCAATGTAGCGGCTATGCTTTTAGTATTTGTGGCTTTTATCGCAATGATTAATTATTTCTTTAATTGGGTAGGTTATCAAACACATCTCAACAATATCATAGCCAGCAACACTCCTTATAACGGACTCTCTTTAGAAATGATTTTAGGTACCGTTTTCTCACCCGTTATGTGGCTCGCTGGTATTGCCAAAGAAGACGTTATGCTGATGGGACAATTGCTCGGTATTAAGCTCTCCTCCTCGGAATTTGTAGCTTACACTCAGTTAGCTGCTCTAAAAGATATGACGAGTGCTCCTCACCTAATGTATAACAAATCTATCATTATGGCTACCTATATGCTTTGCGGTTTTGCCAATTTCGCCTCCATAGGCATTCAAATAGGAGGCATAGGAGCCTTAGCCCCCAACCAACGCAAAACCCTCTCTCAATTCGGCTTAAAAGCCGTTCTTGGAGGCACTTTAGCCTCTCTGTTATCCGCAACTATCGCCGGAATGATTATCGGATAA
- a CDS encoding dipeptidase translates to MDSVKNYINENKDRFIAELIELLKMPSISADAAYSQDMLNTADAVKNALEKAGCDKVEICETPGYPIVYGEKTIDPALPTVLVYGHYDVQPADPIELWESDPFEPVIKKTDIHPDGAIFARGACDDKGQMFMHVKALEYMVKNNVLPCNVKFMIEGEEEIGSGSLSWFVKNNHEKLKNDIILISDTSMLANDTPSITTGLRGLSYVEVEVTGANRDLHSGLYGGAVANPINVLTKMIASLHDENNRITIPHFYDKVEELSQAERDEMAKAPFSLEAYKKALDIDEVYGEKGYTTTERASIRPTLDVNGIWGGYTGQGAKTVIPSKAYAKISMRLVPNQDNHEITELFTKHFESIAPAGVRVKVTPHHGGQGYVTPTDTPAYQAAVKACQASFGKEPIPVRSGGSIPIVALFEEELGSKSILLGFGLDSDAIHSPNEHYGIFNFLKGIETIPWFYHYFVNK, encoded by the coding sequence ATGGATTCAGTAAAAAATTATATCAATGAAAACAAAGACCGCTTTATTGCGGAACTGATAGAACTGCTTAAAATGCCTTCTATTAGTGCCGATGCTGCCTATTCTCAGGATATGCTCAACACTGCCGATGCCGTAAAAAACGCCTTAGAGAAGGCTGGCTGCGACAAGGTAGAAATATGTGAAACCCCTGGCTACCCTATCGTCTATGGCGAAAAAACTATCGACCCTGCCCTGCCTACTGTTTTAGTATATGGGCACTATGATGTACAACCCGCCGACCCTATTGAGCTTTGGGAATCTGACCCCTTTGAGCCTGTTATCAAAAAAACCGATATTCACCCTGATGGAGCTATCTTCGCTCGTGGGGCTTGCGACGACAAAGGGCAAATGTTTATGCACGTGAAAGCCCTTGAATATATGGTGAAAAACAACGTGCTCCCTTGCAATGTGAAGTTTATGATTGAAGGCGAGGAAGAAATAGGCTCAGGAAGCCTTAGTTGGTTTGTAAAAAACAACCACGAAAAACTCAAAAACGATATTATTCTCATTTCCGATACCAGTATGCTGGCTAACGACACCCCTTCTATCACTACGGGCTTACGAGGACTTAGCTATGTGGAAGTGGAGGTTACCGGTGCCAACCGAGATTTGCACTCTGGTTTATACGGTGGTGCCGTAGCAAACCCTATCAACGTGCTTACTAAAATGATTGCTTCTTTGCACGACGAGAACAACCGCATTACCATTCCGCATTTTTACGACAAAGTAGAAGAGCTCTCACAAGCTGAACGCGATGAAATGGCAAAAGCACCTTTCTCACTCGAAGCCTACAAAAAAGCCTTAGATATCGATGAGGTATATGGCGAAAAAGGCTATACTACTACCGAGCGTGCCTCTATACGTCCTACCCTTGATGTAAATGGTATCTGGGGAGGCTATACAGGGCAAGGAGCTAAAACGGTTATCCCAAGTAAGGCTTATGCCAAAATATCAATGCGCTTAGTGCCTAACCAAGACAACCACGAAATTACCGAGCTCTTCACCAAACACTTTGAGAGTATCGCACCAGCAGGTGTGCGCGTGAAAGTAACTCCGCACCACGGCGGACAAGGCTATGTAACTCCTACCGATACGCCTGCTTACCAAGCAGCAGTAAAAGCCTGCCAAGCGAGCTTCGGGAAAGAACCTATACCTGTGCGTTCAGGTGGTAGTATTCCTATTGTAGCTCTTTTTGAAGAAGAATTAGGTAGCAAATCTATTCTCTTAGGCTTTGGTTTAGATAGCGATGCTATCCACTCGCCTAATGAACACTACGGTATTTTCAACTTCCTAAAAGGTATTGAAACCATTCCGTGGTTCTATCACTACTTCGTAAACAAGTAA
- a CDS encoding type II toxin-antitoxin system YafQ family toxin yields the protein MDNINRNVYEITYTGQFKKDYKKYRSNKNKILKIEDTIALLEEGGVDNLPKSMKAHFLTGNYKGHLECHIEPDLLIIWLQYDEERKRILLVRLGSHSELFSK from the coding sequence ATGGATAATATTAACAGAAATGTATATGAAATAACTTATACTGGACAGTTTAAAAAAGACTATAAAAAGTATAGAAGTAATAAAAACAAAATCCTAAAGATTGAAGATACTATTGCTTTATTAGAAGAGGGAGGAGTAGATAACTTACCTAAATCAATGAAAGCCCATTTTCTCACAGGAAATTATAAAGGACATTTGGAATGCCATATAGAACCTGATTTACTTATCATTTGGTTACAATACGATGAAGAGAGGAAAAGAATACTTTTAGTTAGGCTAGGTTCTCATTCAGAATTGTTTAGCAAATAA
- a CDS encoding glycoside hydrolase family 20 protein, with amino-acid sequence MKTIKKFLCISVLWVIACQPPKKEVVFSENDLNVIPRPQSLTMGKGSFRFTKETIFVSDVSLTAAARLFAEQFERASGIKLPIKKEAVTTNYIALVVDKSLPKEGYSLVVQPEHISIVAADYNGALYALETLRQLLPKEFESTTPVKTDWAVPAVTITDVPQYAWRGLMLDVSRHFFPKEYILKTLDRMAMLKLNTFHFHLVDNEGWRIEIKKYPKLTEIGAWRVDQEDKLWNERTPNSANAFANPATAPKKYGGFYTQEDIKEIVAYASARGITVIPEIEMPAHAMSAIAAYPELSCHKRPIGVPSGAVWPITDIYCAGQEETFTFLEDVLTEVMELFPSKYIHVGGDEATHTEWEKCPKCQARMKDHHLKDVHQLQSYFIKRIDDFLLSKGRTLVGWDEIMDGGLANNAVVMNWRGIEVGKKALEQGNPVVLTSDCYIDNYQGLPDYEPQANGGYLPLKKLYHYSLEKENLSPALQKNILGTQANLWAEHVGSTEHSEYMLFPRLLALAEISWTADNLKNWDNFINRTQAFMKRLDVMKVNYARSMYQVVPTVENQKGNIFLKLDCEIPNADIRYALGDTPIEKATKYHQPIGLNRSTTFKATVFSGKATNTISTGEVTFHKAIDKKVSYSPLYHKSYQGQGEATLTNVIRGSKNFHDGQWLGWLGNDVTLTLNLEQATEVREVRIGAMDAQASGIYFPIKFMVFLSNDGKNYREVATHNEPCVVRGKVTLKDFVLKFSPTEARYIKLTLKNVKTPPKGGDAWLFIDEILVF; translated from the coding sequence ATGAAGACGATAAAAAAATTCTTATGCATTAGTGTTTTATGGGTAATAGCTTGTCAGCCCCCTAAGAAAGAAGTTGTTTTCAGTGAAAACGACCTTAATGTTATCCCTCGACCTCAATCGCTCACTATGGGTAAGGGTAGTTTCCGGTTTACTAAGGAAACTATTTTTGTAAGCGATGTTTCTTTAACAGCTGCAGCCAGACTTTTTGCAGAGCAGTTCGAGAGAGCATCTGGTATCAAATTGCCCATCAAAAAAGAGGCAGTAACAACAAATTACATTGCTCTTGTAGTTGATAAATCTCTGCCAAAAGAAGGTTACTCCCTTGTGGTACAACCTGAACATATATCCATAGTCGCTGCCGACTACAACGGGGCGCTTTATGCCCTCGAAACGCTGCGTCAGCTACTGCCTAAAGAGTTTGAAAGCACTACACCCGTGAAGACTGATTGGGCGGTGCCCGCAGTTACCATCACTGATGTTCCTCAGTACGCTTGGCGCGGATTGATGCTGGACGTCTCTCGCCATTTCTTCCCCAAGGAATATATACTGAAAACTCTCGACCGTATGGCAATGCTCAAGCTCAATACCTTCCACTTCCACTTAGTAGACAATGAAGGTTGGCGCATAGAAATTAAAAAGTATCCTAAACTTACCGAAATAGGTGCGTGGCGTGTAGACCAAGAAGATAAACTATGGAATGAGCGCACTCCTAACTCCGCCAACGCCTTTGCTAATCCTGCGACAGCTCCTAAAAAATACGGGGGGTTCTATACCCAAGAAGATATTAAAGAGATTGTAGCCTACGCCTCTGCACGTGGCATTACGGTAATCCCCGAAATAGAAATGCCTGCCCACGCAATGAGTGCCATAGCGGCTTACCCCGAACTGTCTTGTCACAAACGCCCCATAGGAGTACCCTCAGGCGCGGTGTGGCCTATCACCGATATCTATTGTGCGGGGCAAGAAGAGACTTTCACTTTCTTGGAAGATGTACTTACCGAAGTGATGGAGCTTTTCCCCAGTAAATACATTCACGTAGGTGGCGATGAAGCCACTCACACCGAGTGGGAAAAATGCCCTAAATGTCAAGCTCGTATGAAAGACCACCATTTAAAAGATGTGCACCAACTACAGAGCTATTTTATCAAGCGTATAGATGATTTCTTATTATCCAAAGGGCGCACTTTGGTAGGTTGGGATGAGATAATGGACGGTGGTTTAGCTAACAATGCAGTGGTGATGAATTGGCGCGGTATCGAGGTAGGTAAAAAAGCCCTCGAACAAGGTAACCCTGTTGTCCTCACTAGCGATTGCTATATAGACAACTATCAAGGTCTTCCCGACTATGAGCCTCAAGCCAATGGTGGTTACTTACCGCTCAAAAAACTTTACCATTACAGTCTTGAAAAAGAAAACCTCAGCCCAGCACTGCAAAAAAATATTTTGGGTACGCAAGCCAACTTATGGGCAGAACACGTGGGTAGCACTGAACATTCGGAATATATGCTCTTTCCGCGATTGTTGGCACTTGCTGAAATCAGTTGGACAGCCGATAACTTGAAGAATTGGGACAACTTTATAAATCGCACTCAAGCCTTTATGAAGCGCTTGGACGTGATGAAGGTGAACTATGCCCGCTCTATGTACCAAGTAGTGCCTACCGTTGAAAACCAAAAGGGGAATATCTTTCTAAAATTAGACTGTGAAATCCCCAACGCCGACATTCGCTACGCTTTAGGAGATACTCCTATAGAGAAAGCTACGAAATACCATCAGCCTATTGGGCTGAATCGAAGCACGACCTTTAAAGCAACTGTTTTCAGTGGAAAAGCGACCAACACCATTTCCACTGGAGAGGTAACATTCCACAAAGCGATAGATAAGAAAGTAAGTTACAGTCCACTTTATCACAAGAGTTACCAAGGGCAAGGAGAAGCGACGCTCACCAATGTCATTCGCGGCAGCAAAAACTTTCACGATGGGCAATGGCTCGGTTGGTTAGGCAACGATGTAACCCTCACCCTTAATTTAGAGCAGGCTACTGAGGTGAGAGAGGTGCGCATAGGAGCAATGGATGCCCAAGCATCTGGTATTTACTTCCCCATAAAATTTATGGTATTCCTTTCAAACGACGGTAAAAACTACCGTGAAGTAGCAACTCACAATGAGCCTTGTGTAGTAAGAGGGAAAGTCACCTTAAAAGATTTTGTGTTGAAGTTTAGTCCAACGGAAGCACGCTATATCAAGCTCACCCTCAAAAACGTAAAAACACCTCCAAAAGGAGGTGATGCTTGGCTTTTTATAGATGAAATTTTGGTATTTTAG
- a CDS encoding ZIP family metal transporter, with product MNYLLPFLAVVLGYSFVTFFKPAQQQYTKLLLSFSGAYLLALTVFVLIPEVYHSHDEHTQDFKYIGLFVIVGVLLQIVLEFFSHGAEHGHTQHPHPHQHSAFPLSLFISLSIHSILEGFPLSHGHNHDLVYGIFVHKLPVAIVLTTFFVNSGVNKWKTALFLLFFALMTPLGTFLSNTVPSLVNYQTELSAIVIGIFLHISTVILFENSEGHRFNLLKFLSVCVGFVVAYLT from the coding sequence ATGAATTATCTTCTCCCTTTTCTGGCAGTAGTATTAGGCTACTCATTCGTTACCTTTTTTAAACCTGCCCAACAACAATACACCAAATTACTACTCTCTTTCAGTGGCGCTTACCTATTGGCACTCACTGTATTCGTGCTGATACCCGAAGTATATCACTCTCACGATGAGCACACGCAAGATTTTAAATACATAGGACTTTTTGTGATAGTAGGAGTACTCTTGCAAATTGTCTTAGAGTTCTTTTCGCACGGAGCCGAACACGGCCACACCCAGCACCCACACCCACACCAGCATAGTGCTTTTCCTCTCTCACTGTTTATCAGCCTTAGTATTCACTCGATTTTAGAAGGTTTCCCGCTATCTCACGGACATAATCACGACCTTGTGTATGGTATATTCGTGCACAAACTGCCTGTGGCTATTGTGCTCACTACTTTTTTTGTGAATTCGGGGGTGAACAAGTGGAAGACAGCACTGTTTTTACTCTTTTTTGCCCTAATGACGCCATTAGGCACTTTTTTAAGTAATACAGTACCAAGCCTTGTCAATTACCAAACGGAGCTTTCGGCTATTGTAATAGGTATTTTCTTGCATATTTCTACCGTTATCTTATTTGAAAACTCCGAAGGACATCGCTTTAACCTATTAAAGTTTTTAAGTGTTTGTGTGGGATTTGTGGTAGCGTATCTTACTTAG
- a CDS encoding GNAT family N-acetyltransferase yields the protein MPLILIKELTTKKELTEFVKFPLSLYKNNPYWVPPLISDEVASFDKTKNPVFDNAEAFFYGAYNEKGKMVGRVVAIINQHDLKQSIKKVRFGWLDMIDDIQVTQALLDKVAEKAREYQLEYMEGPMGFSSMDKVGLLTEGYEHISNMMTWYNYPYYNRHLEQLGFTKEKGFIDMSFLIENAKPELFKKTAEAIKKRYGVKLIDTATTKEVLKHVDAMFDLYNETYSKLASYVPISERQREYFKQKYIPFINPEYIRFIEDKDGKLICFAIVMPSFSKALQKAKGKLFPWGWWYLLQSKRHHDTVEFYLIGVAPEYQSKGIPALLFDYYYDIFTRNGVTHCVITPELEENIAIQQLWKSFDPVIFARRATFKKQVRD from the coding sequence ATGCCATTGATCCTGATTAAAGAACTCACCACTAAAAAGGAACTTACCGAGTTTGTGAAGTTTCCTTTGTCTTTATACAAAAACAACCCTTATTGGGTACCGCCTCTCATCAGTGACGAGGTAGCCTCTTTTGACAAAACCAAGAACCCTGTATTCGACAATGCCGAAGCCTTCTTTTACGGAGCTTACAATGAGAAAGGTAAAATGGTAGGGCGCGTAGTAGCTATTATTAATCAGCACGACCTTAAACAGAGTATAAAGAAAGTGCGGTTTGGTTGGCTGGATATGATAGACGACATTCAAGTAACACAAGCTCTCTTGGATAAGGTAGCTGAAAAAGCCCGTGAGTATCAATTGGAGTATATGGAAGGTCCTATGGGCTTTTCGAGTATGGATAAGGTGGGCTTGCTCACTGAGGGCTACGAACATATCTCGAATATGATGACGTGGTATAACTATCCTTATTATAATCGGCATTTAGAGCAATTAGGCTTCACTAAAGAAAAAGGCTTTATCGATATGTCTTTCCTTATAGAGAATGCTAAACCCGAATTGTTCAAAAAAACAGCCGAAGCCATTAAAAAACGTTATGGCGTAAAACTTATCGATACCGCCACTACCAAAGAAGTGCTCAAGCACGTAGATGCAATGTTTGACCTTTACAACGAAACCTATTCTAAGTTAGCCTCCTACGTGCCTATAAGCGAACGTCAGCGAGAGTACTTCAAACAAAAGTATATCCCTTTTATCAATCCTGAGTATATACGTTTTATTGAAGATAAGGACGGTAAACTGATATGTTTTGCCATTGTGATGCCTTCGTTCTCTAAAGCATTACAAAAGGCAAAAGGCAAACTCTTCCCTTGGGGTTGGTGGTATTTATTACAATCGAAACGACATCACGATACGGTGGAGTTCTACCTTATTGGGGTAGCCCCCGAATACCAAAGTAAGGGTATTCCCGCCTTGTTGTTCGACTATTATTATGATATATTCACCCGCAATGGGGTTACTCATTGCGTGATTACACCTGAACTCGAAGAAAATATTGCTATTCAGCAACTCTGGAAGAGCTTTGACCCGGTTATCTTTGCTCGCCGTGCTACCTTTAAAAAACAGGTAAGAGATTAA